One window of the Trifolium pratense cultivar HEN17-A07 linkage group LG2, ARS_RC_1.1, whole genome shotgun sequence genome contains the following:
- the LOC123908396 gene encoding protein disulfide-isomerase has product MAKNVAIFGLLFSLLVFVPSQISAEESEGKEFVLTLDNTNFHDTISKHDFIVVEFYAPWCGHCKKLAPEYEKAASILSSHETPIVLAKVDANEEKNRDLASEYDVKGFPTIKILRNGGKNVQEYKGPREADGIVEYLKKQSGPASTEIKSADEASAFIGENKVVIIGVFPKFSGEEFNNFTALAEKLRSDYDFGHTLEAKHLPKGESSVSGPVVRLFKPFDELFVDSKEFDVEALEKFIEESSIPVVTIFNNEPSNHPFVVKFFNTPNAKAMLFINFTAEGAESFKSKYRETAELYKQQGISFLIGDVESSQGAFQYFGLKEDQVPLIIIQHNDGKKFFKPNLVPDHLATWLKAYKDGNVAPFVKSEPIPETNNEPVKVVVGETLQDIVFNSGKNVLLEFYAPWCGHCKQLAPILDEVAVSLQKDADVVIAKLDATANDIPSDTFEVQGYPTLYFRSASGKISQYDGGRTKEDIIEFIEKNKDKPAAAQQEVEQPKAAAQQEVEQPKDEL; this is encoded by the exons ATGGCTAAAAACGTTGCGATTTTCGGTTTATTGTTTTCTCTTCTTGTTTTCGTTCCTTCTCAGATCTCTGCTGAGGAATCTGAGGGTAAGGAATTTGTTCTTACATTGGATAACACTAACTTCCATGATACTATTAGCAAGCATGATTTCATCGTCGTTGAGTTTTACGCACCATG gTGTGGACACTGTAAGAAGCTTGCACCAGAG TATGAGAAAGCTGCTTCTATCTTGAGCAGCCATGAAACACCAATTGTTTTGGCTAAAGTTGATGCCAATGAGGAAAAGAACAGGGACCTCGCATCAGAATATGATGTTAAGGGATTCCCAACAATTAAGATTTTGAGGAATGGTGGAAAGAACGTTCAAGAATACAAGGGTCCACGTGAAGCTGACGGTATCGTTGAATATTTGAAGAAACAAAGTGGACCTGCATCAACAGAAATTAAGTCTGCTGATGAAGCTAGCGCTTTTATCGGTGAAAACAAAGTTGTTATT ATTGGAGTTTTCCCTAAATTCTCTGGGGAGGAGTTTAATAACTTCACTGCATTAGCAGAGAAGTTGCGCTCTGACTATGACTTCGGTCACACTTTGGAAGCCAAACACCTTCCAAAGGGAGAATCATCAGTGTCCGGTCCCGTAGTTAGGTTATTTAAGCCATTTGACGAGCTCTTTGTTGACTCCAAG GAATTCGATGTTGAAGCTCTAGAGAAATTCATTGAAGAATCCAGTATCCCTGTTGTGACTATCTTTAACAACGAACCAAGCAACCACCCTTTTGTTGTCAAGTTCTTTAACACTCCCAACGCAAAG GCAATGTTGTTCATCAACTTTACCGCCGAAGGTGCTGAATCTTTCAAATCAAAATACCGTGAAACTGCTGAGCTATATAAACAACAGGGAATTAGCTTTTTGATCGGAGATGTTGAGTCTAGTCAAGGTGCCTTCCAG TATTTTGGACTAAAGGAAGACCAAGTACCTCTAATTATTATTCAGCATAATGATGGCAAGAAATTTTTCAAGCCCAATTTGGTACCTGATCACCTTGCAACTTGGTTGAAGGCATACAAG GATGGAAACGTTGCACCATTTGTCAAGTCCGAACCTATTCCTGAAACTAACAACGAACCTGTTAAAGTGGTTGTTGGGGAAACTCTTCAGGATATAGTTTTCAACTCAGGGAAAAATG TTTTGCTTGAGTTTTATGCTCCTTGGTGTGGTCACTGCAAACAGTTGGCTCCAATCTTGGATGAAGTTGCTGTTTCATTGCAAAAGGATGCTGATGTTGTTATTGCAAAATTG GATGCAACTGCCAACGATATCCCAAGCGATACTTTTGAGGTCCAAGGTTATCCAACTTTGTACTTCAGGTCAGCAAGCGGAAAAATTTCACAATATGACGGTGGTAGGACAAAGGAAGACATCATAGAATTCATTGAGAAGAACAAAGATAAACCTGCTGCTGCTCAACAAGAAGTAGAACAACCAAAGGCCGCTGCTCAGCAAGAAGTAGAACAACCTAAAGATGAGCTTTGA
- the LOC123904991 gene encoding uncharacterized protein LOC123904991 yields MTIDKAIECYGMLSGIVTTLIKLENATRSLLSVLPILLVCHNLIIITAPCSSSLPLLARTRMDHQDREIVINRWFDLRRRAVAQLMCAIVYLYVNLEGFDAPHFDFTVPETQSLDPSPIASGSKKKKLKVAKNKESNNEMIEMKESMNMVAEALREGNEIMRERQKYDLPPISGQETWNLIEGCGCEAASLPEIYCAVMNDVNKLRMILQCPLEARKAVIMQLVFGLSD; encoded by the exons ATGACAATTGATAAAGCTATAGAGTGCTATGGAATGCTATCAGGTATTGTGACAACCTTGATAAAGCTAGAGAATGCTACCAG gtcTTTGTTGTCTGTATTACCTATACTCCTTGTCTGTCACAATTTGATCATCATTACGGCTCCTTGCTCATCCTCATTGCCTCTGCTTGCTCGTACCCGT atGGATCATCAAGATCGAGAAATTGTTATTAATAGATGGTTTGATTTGCGTCGTAGAGCTGTAGCTCAACTTATGTGTGCAATTGTTTACCTTTAT GTGAATTTGGAGGGTTTTGATGCTCCTCATTTTGATTTTACTGTACCTGAAACACAATCATTAGACCCTTCTCCTATAGCAAGTGGTagtaaaaagaagaaattgaaagtGGCTAAGAATAAAGAGTCaaacaatgaaatgattgaaatGAAAGAGTCAATGAATATGGTTGCTGAGGCACTACGAGAAGGAAATGAAATAATGAGAGAACGTCAAAAATATGATCTGCCTCCAATTTCTGGTCAAGAAACATGGAATTTAATAGAGGGTTGCGGGTGTGAGGCAGCGTCATTGCCTGAGATATATTGTGCTGTCATGAACGATGTTAACAAGCTTAGAATGATTCTCCAATGTCCACTTGAAGCACGCAAAGCTGTGATAATGCAACTGGTCTTTGGTTTATCTGATTAA